The Acidimicrobiales bacterium region CTCGGGGCGCTGGGGCACCTGGGCGTGACGGTCACGGCTGCGGATCGGACGTCGATCCGGCGCGACGGACAGGCACGCCTGATCTGGGACCGGTCCTACCTGGACGTCTTCTTCGCCACCTTCGAGCTGCACCACGATATGGCGGACGAAGCCCGCTCGGTCCGGTTCGGCCCGATCGACATCCCGATCCTGTCCCCTGAGCACCTGATCATCTGCAAGGCCGTGTTCGACCGACCGAAGGACTGGGTCGACATCGACGAGATGGTCACTTGGGGCACCCGGGTCGACGGGGCTCGGGTCCTCGACTGGGTGGAACAGATCCTCGGGCCGGATTCGGAGCAGTACCGGCGTCTGGCCGGGCTCCTCTGAACCCGGGGAGCCGAGAAGCTTGCCCGCTCGGCTCGCGTGGGGGCAGGAGGCGGCTGCGGGGGAGGGGCGGCTTCGCCCAGACTGAGTCCAGTGAGCGACGAGGGGGCGGTGCCGGACCCGGGCCTGCTGGCGGGGCGCTACCGACTGGGCGCGCGCATCGGGGCGGGCGGGATGGCGGAGGTGTTCCGGGCCGAGGACACCCGCCTGGGCCGGGCCGTGGCGGTCAAGATCCTCCGTCCCGAGCTGGCCACGGACCCGGCGTTCCGGGAG contains the following coding sequences:
- a CDS encoding nucleotidyl transferase AbiEii/AbiGii toxin family protein; translation: MSQRAQLGDLASKIARVHELLESMRAPHQFGGAIALAWYRNPRATTDIDLNVTLAPEQADPVLGALGHLGVTVTAADRTSIRRDGQARLIWDRSYLDVFFATFELHHDMADEARSVRFGPIDIPILSPEHLIICKAVFDRPKDWVDIDEMVTWGTRVDGARVLDWVEQILGPDSEQYRRLAGLL